From Desulforegula conservatrix Mb1Pa, a single genomic window includes:
- a CDS encoding type II toxin-antitoxin system MqsR family toxin, translated as MHQTAPRKPYYPLKEVKEKIRCGHFDINQNALDDARDIFNWGPEKIKQCLLKLNDRDYAIDINKNHFFKKEPHRHIPHTMMDYYKAKNIMDGESVYTHFYIRQNDGKVVISSFHELD; from the coding sequence GTGCATCAGACCGCACCGAGAAAGCCGTACTACCCATTAAAAGAAGTTAAAGAAAAAATTCGGTGCGGACATTTTGATATCAACCAAAATGCACTTGATGATGCTCGGGATATTTTCAATTGGGGACCAGAAAAGATTAAACAATGCCTTTTGAAATTAAATGATAGAGATTATGCTATCGACATAAATAAGAATCATTTTTTCAAGAAGGAGCCACATCGGCATATTCCACATACGATGATGGATTATTATAAAGCAAAGAATATTATGGACGGTGAAAGTGTATATACTCACTTTTACATCAGGCAAAATGATGGAAAAGTTGTTATTAGTAGTTTTCATGAGCTTGATTAG
- a CDS encoding DUF6155 family protein — translation MKISDLKRNLKEATKEDLIKDIVDLFNKNPFVREFYSMKFCNDSSLSILIKHKDIIENEFFPKRGHGKCRLSVAKKAITEFKKLSEDKKSIADLMIFYVEMGVQFTDNYGDIDEPFYLSMESMYGRALKFIVDNNLIDDFNVRCLKIVNDTKDMGWGFHDQLYETYYSHINK, via the coding sequence ATGAAGATATCTGATTTAAAAAGAAATTTAAAAGAGGCAACAAAGGAAGATCTCATTAAGGATATTGTTGACCTATTCAACAAAAATCCTTTTGTAAGAGAGTTCTATTCGATGAAATTCTGTAACGATAGCAGCTTATCGATTCTTATTAAGCATAAAGACATTATCGAAAATGAGTTTTTCCCAAAAAGAGGCCATGGTAAGTGTAGATTGTCCGTAGCTAAAAAGGCAATAACAGAATTTAAAAAATTGTCTGAAGATAAAAAGTCAATCGCGGATCTGATGATTTTTTATGTCGAAATGGGCGTGCAATTTACTGACAATTATGGAGACATTGATGAACCCTTTTATTTAAGTATGGAAAGCATGTATGGGCGAGCATTAAAATTTATAGTAGACAACAATCTTATTGATGATTTTAATGTTCGGTGCTTAAAAATAGTAAATGACACTAAAGACATGGGGTGGGGATTCCATGACCAGCTATATGAGACATATTATAGCCATATCAATAAATAA
- a CDS encoding DMP19 family protein, whose product MNTDKEEILEKVSDYCFEQLDEAKNDPSCLKIPVQTVIAIYSAQGIIDNGSFQYFFESDFPQTPPYSFFSDAYRRIGADNVARNIDQAVELFGFPEPHLNIDKRKEFLEQRMHEDCLFHKLGDEACGDESVWRKLADYVIENMEEFDIS is encoded by the coding sequence ATGAATACTGATAAAGAAGAAATTTTAGAAAAAGTATCAGATTATTGCTTTGAGCAACTTGATGAAGCTAAAAATGATCCTTCATGTTTGAAAATTCCAGTTCAAACGGTAATCGCTATCTACTCTGCTCAGGGAATAATTGACAATGGGAGTTTTCAATATTTTTTTGAAAGTGATTTCCCACAAACTCCACCATATTCTTTTTTTTCAGATGCATATCGAAGAATTGGTGCAGACAATGTAGCGAGAAATATAGACCAAGCTGTTGAGTTGTTTGGTTTTCCAGAGCCACATCTTAATATCGATAAACGAAAAGAATTCTTAGAACAAAGAATGCATGAAGATTGTTTGTTTCATAAACTCGGTGATGAAGCCTGTGGGGATGAATCAGTCTGGAGAAAACTTGCAGATTATGTAATCGAAAATATGGAAGAGTTTGATATTTCATAA